One Ancylobacter novellus DSM 506 genomic window, GAAGGGAAACAGGTTCAGGCCGAGCAGCGGGAGGAGGGCGCCCCAGTAGAGCAGGCTGCGCCTAAGCATGGGCCGGGCGTTCCAGCGCGCGGAGCATCAGGATTGTCAGCGCGGCGAGCCCGCCGAGCAGGAGAATGGAGAGCGCCGCCGCCTCGTCCAGGCGGCCGAAGGTGAAGGCCAGCTTGTAGAGATAGGTTACGAGGATATCCGTGCCGTTCGCCGGGCCGCCCTGCGTGAGGATCCAGATGATCGGAAACGAGTTGGTGACATAGGCGATGTTGAAGATCAGCACGATCCAGATGAACGGCCGCAGCAGCGGCAGGGTGAGGAACTTCAGCCTATCGACGGCACGGGCGCCATCGAGGCGCGCCGCGTCGTAGAGGTCGTCCGGGATCGACGACAGGCCGGCGAGAAGGATCACCGTGCTGAAGGGGACGGAGACCAGGATCGCGATCAGGATTTCGAAGCCGAAGGCGGCGGGCACGGAGCCGAGCCATGGGATCGGGCGGTCGAGAAGGCCGGCTGCCACGGCCAGCCGGTTCAATAGCCCGCCCTCGTCGGTGAGCGCGTGCCGCCAGACCACCGCCATCGAGGCGACGGAGATCGCCCATGGCGCAAGCACCAGGAACTGGGCGAGCCCGCGGCCGAGGAAACGCTGGTTCAGTATCAGCGCCGTCGGCAGGGCTATGAGCACCGTTCCTGCCACCACCGAGCCGGTCCAGATGCCGGTGCGCAGCAGGATCGCCGGCAGCAGCGGGTCCGCCGCGAGGCGGGCGAAGTTCTCCCACCCGACATAGGCGCCGATGCGCCCGAAGCGCGACACCTCGGACAGCGACATCCGCACGAGCAGCAGCACGGGCACCAGGGCGATGAGCCCCGTCGCCATGGCGCTCGGCGCGAGGAGCAGAAGCAGCAGGTTGCGGTTCTGCGTGAGCCTGCTTTGCGTGGACTTGATGTCAGCGGCGGGCAAGGACGTCGTCGATCTGCCGCGCGGCATCGGTCATCGCTTCGGTCGATGTCTTCTGGCCGAGATACATGGTCTGCAGGGCGCGCACGGTGATGTCCGAGATTTCCGGCCAGCCCTTGATGGTCGGGAAGAAGCGCGCATAGGCGAGGCCGGCGGCGAAGGCGGCGATGTCCGGATTGTCCTTGTAATAGCTGCTGGCGGCCTCCGAGACGGTGACGGGAAGCAACCCCTCGGCGCGGTCGAATTCGGTGCGGTACTTGTCGCTATAGAGGAATTGCAGGAAATCGAAGGCCTCCTGCTTGTTCTTCGACGAGCTCGACATGGTCAGCACGTCGGTCACCCCGAGCGTGACCGGCTTGGTCTCGACCGGAAACGGCATGACGGCATATTTGAGGTTCGGCGCCTCGGTCTTCAGCTGCGGGACCAGCATCGGATAGGTGAAGATGATGCCGATGCGTCCTTCCTTGAACAGCTTGAAGATGTCCTCGCGGCTATGCGCCGTGGGTGCCGGCTCGGTCGCCTTGTCGTTGATCAGCGACATGTAGAAGGTCGCGGCGCGGATGGCCTCGGGCGAAGAGAGGCCGCTCTTGCCGTCCTTGATGATCTCGCCGCCGAAACCCCAGAGCGCATAGTAGAAATAGGTGTCGACCTCGACTTCCTTGCCCGGCAGGCCGAAGCCATAGGTGTTCGGCAGGGCGGCGATCTTCTGGGCGGCGGTGCGCAGCGCGTCCCACGTCTTCGGCTCGGGCGCGCCGGCCTTCTGCAGCAACTCGGTATTCACCACCATCGCCCGCGCCGAGGCCGCGGCCGGGAAGCCGAGAAGCTGCCCCTTGACGGTAGCCGGCACCAGGAAGGCGGGAATGAACTTCGCCTTGAATTCGGGTGACGCCAGCCCGTCGAGCGGTTCGAGAAGGCCGTCCGCGGCGAGATCGGAGATCCACATGGTCGGCACGATCGAGAGATCGGGTTGATCGCCGCTGCTGATGTCGGTGGTCAGCTTCTGCAAATAGCTGTCCCACGGAATGACCTCGATCTGGATGCGTGTACCCGGATGCAGCACTTCGTAGTCGCGCGCGACGCGTTCAAGAAACGGCCGCGTAAATCCCGAGTATTCTCCCGCGGTAAACCGAAGATCCACCGCTTGAGCGCCGGGGATCCCCAGCGAAAGCAACGCCAAAGACAATATGAGAAAGATTTTCGCGAGGCGCGTCATCGCCGTCCCCCCAGACAGATGAAGCTGGAATTCGAGGGTAGCGAGCGCGGACCGCCGAGGAAAGATGTGCCCTGCCCATACGGCAAGCAACAAGTCGTGACATGTAGTGGTGATTGCTCTGAACCGCAGCGCTGAGCGCCGCCGCCGAGTTTTCGCTCTCGTATCCGGCTCGTTCCCGCAGGTACAGGCAGCGACGTCGCGAGATGCGCGGCAGTGCGATTTCCGCTGCGCCGGCCCAAAATGTGAGGATCGAAGCATAATGGGCCGCCCTGGCATCGTCGATGTCTCGCGGCTGGAAGGATTCGCCGGGACGACCCCTCCATAGCTTCGAAGCCCGATCGTCATCAAGCCGCGGGGAGCCCGGCCTGTGCGGTGTCGGCGCTGCGCTATCGGCTGCCGCCGATCCCGCATTTTCCGATGGCATCTTATGGAGGTGGCAGGGCGCGGTGCGGTGCGATGAACGCCGCCTCACATGCGCATATCGATGCCATGGCTCTGCAGATACACGACAATACGTCCCAACGTGGCCATGCCGTGAAGACCGGCAAGGGCGGCGATGCCGAGACAGACGAACAGCAGGGCGCTCCGGCGCTCCGCGACGTCGTCATGCTTCGCGTTTCCGTCG contains:
- a CDS encoding ABC transporter substrate-binding protein; amino-acid sequence: MTRLAKIFLILSLALLSLGIPGAQAVDLRFTAGEYSGFTRPFLERVARDYEVLHPGTRIQIEVIPWDSYLQKLTTDISSGDQPDLSIVPTMWISDLAADGLLEPLDGLASPEFKAKFIPAFLVPATVKGQLLGFPAAASARAMVVNTELLQKAGAPEPKTWDALRTAAQKIAALPNTYGFGLPGKEVEVDTYFYYALWGFGGEIIKDGKSGLSSPEAIRAATFYMSLINDKATEPAPTAHSREDIFKLFKEGRIGIIFTYPMLVPQLKTEAPNLKYAVMPFPVETKPVTLGVTDVLTMSSSSKNKQEAFDFLQFLYSDKYRTEFDRAEGLLPVTVSEAASSYYKDNPDIAAFAAGLAYARFFPTIKGWPEISDITVRALQTMYLGQKTSTEAMTDAARQIDDVLARR
- a CDS encoding carbohydrate ABC transporter permease, which translates into the protein MPAADIKSTQSRLTQNRNLLLLLLAPSAMATGLIALVPVLLLVRMSLSEVSRFGRIGAYVGWENFARLAADPLLPAILLRTGIWTGSVVAGTVLIALPTALILNQRFLGRGLAQFLVLAPWAISVASMAVVWRHALTDEGGLLNRLAVAAGLLDRPIPWLGSVPAAFGFEILIAILVSVPFSTVILLAGLSSIPDDLYDAARLDGARAVDRLKFLTLPLLRPFIWIVLIFNIAYVTNSFPIIWILTQGGPANGTDILVTYLYKLAFTFGRLDEAAALSILLLGGLAALTILMLRALERPAHA